The Serinus canaria isolate serCan28SL12 chromosome 2, serCan2020, whole genome shotgun sequence genomic interval AGTTTGGGATAATCCATGGATAATTAGTAATTAGCAAATAATTGAGTTATTAGGAATGATAATATGGAATGTGCCGCTCCAAAAATCCCATCTTAAAGGATCTTAaggatcatcccattccatgggcagggacacttcccactatcCAGGGTGCCTGGTGCTCCAAGCTGGAATTCCTCCTTCCTGGGAAGGTTTTCcatcctttcctcttcctttttcctgggATGTTGCTCCTCCCCCTCACTCCAATTCTATGCCATGGAATTCCTGGGATGGTCTGGGTGGGAAAGAACTTTTGggatcatcccattcccaccatCCTTAGGTTCTCCAAGCTGGAATTCCTCCTTCTTGGAAAGGATTTCCATTGTTCCCtattccttttccccaggatcttcctcctcctcctcctcaccccaaTTCCATGCCATGGAAttcctggaatggtttgggtgggaaaggacccTAGGGATCATCCCATTACCACTCTCCTAGAGCCTCATCCAAGCTatccttggacacttccagggacggAGCTCCTCTGGCAAAACCATTCCAAACCTCCCATCATCACCCAGGAGAAGAGATCaaccttttccctggaaatcccaacttccatccatccatcccaaccAAACCCGTGGGATCCCCCTTCCCGATCCCAGAGCAGTTCCCGGCGGGATCCACGCCCTCACCAGGTTATGAACCTGGTGGTGCCACCCGCTGGGAATGAAGACGATCTCTCCGGCTTCCTGGAGGATTTCCAGGgggggctggctctggctgtaGCGCGGATAAATCCTCGTATCCCGAAGATCCGGAGCTGTCACGTCAAAGGGGAGGTTCCCGTGGCGATCCTTCAGGAATTCCTCCTGCCCCGCGGGATACAGGAGCCATCTCTTCCTGCCACAGACGTTGGCCGACCAGCTGTAGGAGCGGAAGACGTCGGCGTGGAACGGCGTCCTGGGAAAAATCAGGGATGGGCGGGAATCGATCCCGAAAAATTCCAACAGGGATTCGAGTCGCTGAGAGGCTGAGGGGCTGATCCCAAAATTCCTCGAGCAATTTCAGTTGAGTTATGGGAGTTTTTGTTATTGAAAGGCCATTACATGGATACTGATCCCGAAATTCCTCATGGAATTTCGGATGGATTATCGACTTTGGCTAATAGGAAAGTCAATATATGGATATTGATCCCAAAATTCCTCATGGAATTTCAGTTGGATTATGGAGTTTTGGCTATTAAAAAGCCACTGTATCCATACCAATCCCAAAATTCCTTATGGAAATTTGCATGGTTTATGGAGTTCTGGCTATTAGAAGGCCATTATATGGATACTGATCCCAAAATTCCATGAGGAATTTCAGTTGGATGATGTGGTTTTGGCCATTAAAAGGCCACTGTATCCATACAGTGAATACAGTGAACATTCCACTgaatcccaaaattcctcatGGAAATTTGGCTGGATGATGGGAGTTTTGGCTATTAATAGGGCATTGTGTGGATACTGATCCTGAAATTCCTCATGGAATTTTGGATGGATTGTGGAGTTTTGTCTATTAGAAGGCTATTATATGGATGCTGATCCCAAAATTCTGCATGGAATTTTGGTTGGATGATGGAGTTTtggctattaaaaaaatcactgtatcCATCCTGATCCTAAAATTCCTCTTGGAATTTCAGTTGGACGATGGGGTTTTGGCTATTAAAAGGCCATTATATCCATCCTGATCCCAAAATTCCATAAGGAATTTCAGTTGGATTACAGAGTTCTGGCTATCAAAACATCACTGTATCCATAGcaatcccaaaattcctcatGGAATTTTGGTGGGAATTACGAGGTTTTGGTTATTAAAAGGCCATTATATGGATACtgatcccaaaattccccatGGAATTTCAGTTGGATGATGGAGTTTTGACTATTAAAAAATCACTGTATCCATACCAGTCCCAAACTTCCTCATGGAATCTCAGTTGGATTGTGGGGTTTTGGCTATTAAAAAGCCCCTGTATCCATACCAATCCTGAAATTCAGGTGAAGTCTGGAGTTTTGGCAATTTAAGGGCCATGAGATGGATACtgatcccaaaattcctgaTGGAATTCCGGCTGGATAATGGAGGGTTTCATATCCTCTGTGCTTCTCCTCTCTAATTTATCCCCAAAATCCCTTAAGGGCAGGGAATTCTGATAAAACCACCCCAAATGCAACTTCAGAACCAATACTGGGCTGGAATTCTCACTTGGAATTTTCCCCTGGAAAACACCGGAGTTATCCCTACCCATTCCAAGTGGCTGATCCCAAGGGAATTTCTCCTCTAATTTCCCAGAcccttttttggggtttttttttgtgggcacaatttggggttttcccttttccctcccatccagagccagctgggacACCAGGAAACCTGCCTGGTTATCCCGAGGGATGATGGGATCATGTCCTGGGATattcagctggaaaagggattttttgggatGAGAGCCTTACCAGGATCCCTTGGGTCCCATGTAGACGAACCGGAAATCATCCACGGCCACGGCATCCCAATATTCGTTGAGCCAATCCGAGGAAAAGTAGACGGGAGTGGTGTAAACATCCTGCTCTGGAAAAGCTCTGGAAAACACAAACGCTTGGAAAAGCAGCTCGGGAAAACGGGATACCGCAAAAGGCAGCGGGAAGAGCAAGGTGGATCCCTTAGGATGGAATtccaggggtttggggtggaagggagtTGATGAAGGAGAAGCTTATCCCAAATTTTCACTGTCCCAGATGGTTTCAAGTTGGttttgggcacttccagggatctgGGGCAGCCAtggcttctctgggaattccatcccagcccctccccattcccacaGGGAAAACTTTCTCCCAAGGctcttttccagctggagaaggaaaggcagagctggggaaggtaACTGCAAGGAGTGGGAACATTCCCAGAAAAGCCTCTGGATACTAAAGGATCCCAAATCCAACATGGCCATGGGATAATCCCAACTCAAATCCCAATCCGGGTCTGACTgtaggagctgctccagggccatTTTCCATAGGGAGAAAACGTGGAAtagtttgggtgggaagggaccttaaggatgatcccattcccattgtcccaggctgctccagcctggccttggacacctccagggatccaggggcagccacagctgctctgggaattccatcccagcccctccccacattcccagcctggaattcctgccCAAATTGAGCTGAAATGGATCCTGAGTTTGGAATAAAAGCTGGGAATTAGGCTGAGGGAATGACATCAGCCTGGAATATTGGGGATTTGAGGAATTCTGACCTCTGTTTGGAGCTGGAGGCCAAGGCTTTGGAATCCCTCAGGGAATGTTGGAAtattttccctccctgctgatgCTGAGCTCGCCTGCTTTGCCTCAAAACCCCAACTGGAACAACTGAAAttcatggaatcctggaatttTTGGGGTTGGATGGGATCCTAAAGAaaatccagttccaaccccgtgccagggacacttcccacaatcccaggctgctccaagccggctttgggcacttccagggatggagcagcttctctgggaatcccaTCCCAACCAGGAATTCCTTCATAAATTAAGTGGGAAAccattcccagtgtcctgtCATTCCAAGCTtatcccaaatccctctccagcttttctggagcccctttaggctcAGAGGATTCCGTGGGTCCTTCCCTTCTCCCGAGGAGCATTCCCAGAGCCGGAGGGTTGGGAATGAGCCCTGACCTGCTCAGGTGCCAGTCCTTGAGGTAGAGGCAGCCCCGGGAGGAGCGGTGGCCGTTCCGGATGTATTCCCGCCAATATTCCACGAATTCCTTGAagggcagctgctccttggggTTGGAATTGTATTCCTTGACATCGCAGTTGGCAACGGGCACCACGGCTTCTCCTGGAATTACAGATCCCTCGGGAATTCTCCACGGGAATGAGGAGGATTCATCAAATCATCTCCACCTCGATCTCATCCCCATGGAATTCTGGGCTTCAAATATTCCAAAGGATCCGTCCCAATCCCAGAATCATCTTTCCATGGAAACACCATCCAGGAATTACAAATcccttgggaaggaggaggaccCATCAAATCATCTCCCTCAAACTCCTTCCTGCAGAATTCCAGGCTTCAGATATTCCAAAGGAACCATCCCAGTCCCAGAACCAACATTCCATGGGAACATCATCCAGGAATTACAAATCGCTCAGGAATTTTCCTCAGGAATGAGGAGGATTCATCAAATCCCATTGCTCAAGCTCATCCCCATGGAATTCAGGGCTTCCAATATTCCAAAGGAATATTCTATATTCCAGAACCATCTTTCCAGGGAAATACAATCCTGGAATTACAAATCCCTTGGGAATTCTCCACAGGAATGAGAAGGACCCATCAAATCATCTCCACCTCGATCTCATCCCCGTGGAATTCTGGGCTTCAAATATTCCAAAGGAACCATCCCAGTATCCCAGAACCAAGCAGGGAAACAAAATCCAGGAATTACAAATCCCTTGGGAATGAGGAGGACCCATCAAATCAATGTGGAATTCTGGGCTTCAAACATTCCAGAGGAACCATTCCAGGGAAACAGCACCCAAATCCAGAGCTGGTTATTTTAGGGGGctggattttcctgctctttatcCATGGGCCCCAAATTCTCCTGGGATTCCTCTGCTGTGACCTGGATTTTCCAGCTTTCCCTCTAAAGGGAATTCTCCCCTCAGAAGCATCAGGAGGGAGGCACTGATTAGGACTGGGATGATTCCGGATTTGGAATGATTAAATTATCCAAgattttaaatggatttaaatCATGAATGATAAAGAAAATGGGGGAATAAATTTCACCTTGGAATCTGCAAACCAGACAGTGAGGAAATTGGAAAAATCCATGGAATAATTTTGGACAAAATCTtggaatttgggtttttttactgcttttatcCCTAAAATTCAGTCCTAAAATACCCAATCCTTcaggatttgggaaaaaatcccaggaCTTAccaaactgctgcaggagatgctcaAAGCTgggttttccatggaaaaaaaaatccatggaataATTTAGGATAAGAGCttggaatttggggttttttaatgcttttatccCTTAAATTCAATCCTATAAATCTGAATCCTTCAGGATTTGGAACAGTCAAATTCACcaagattttaaatttaattaaatgtcaaataaaaaaatttgtgaatgaataaatgggaaaaaaaatcaatgtatCATTTTAGGAAAATCTTGgaattttgtggggttttttagtgCTTTTATCCCTAAAATTCAGTCCTAAAATACCCAATCCTCTAGGATTTGGTAAAAAATCCCAGGATTTACCAAAGTTCTGCAGGAGCTAAAGTTggtttccctgaaaaaaaatccatggatAATCAGATAAGCTTGGAATTTTGGGGTCTTTTAGTGCTTTTATCCCTAAAATTCAATCATGTAAAGCAGAATAATTTAGGATTTGGAATAATTAAATTTTCCaagattttaaatttagttaaatataaatttaaaaaaatttgtgcATgaataaatggggaaaaaaaaatccatgcatTAGTGTGGGAAAATCTtggaatttgggttttttagtgcTTTTATCCCTAAAATTCAATCCTATAAAGCTGAATCCTTTAGGATTTGGAATAATTAAATTCCCCgagattttaaatttaattaaatataattaaaaaataaatttgggaatcaataaatgaaaaaaaaatccatgtattAGTGTGGGAAAATCTTGGAattttgtggggattttttagTGCTTTTATCCCTAAAATTCAGTCCTAAAATACCAAATTTAGTGTTTTTATCCTTGAAATTTCAGTCCTAAAATACCGAATCCTTCAGGATTTGGGAAGAAATCCCAGGACTTACCGAAGTTCTGCAGGAGATGCTCAAAGTTGGGTTTCCCATCCCAGGTCACCCAGTTTTTCCTGCTGCCCCAATCCTCGGTGAATTTGGCCGAGAAGACGCAGGGATGGTTGGGAATGAGATAATCCCGGAAAAAATCGGAATAACTGAAGGAATCGGCTTTGTCAATGAAATCCACCTGGCCCCCGGGGAGGGGACCCGCAGAAGAATTCCCAAAATCCCGGAAAAAAGCGGTGGAACAGGCAAAGGTTGCTCTGTCCATGCAGGCTGGAAAAAATTCCTGGCTGAGCCAAGGAATTTGGAAAAATtcacccccaaaaaatccctgcTAAAAACCAGGATTTGAGGCTTTAAAAGTGTGGGAATTCATGGGGAGATTGAGGGGGAGCGAGTGTTGGGAGAATTTGGATTTTCCATGGTTTTTGGGATAGCTGGGTGTTTTTTATGGATGTTTCTTCCTCTTGTCAGAGCTGGTTCCGTCctaaaaaaaagcaggaaaagaaaaatttcagtggGATATTCCCAAGGAATGAATGAACTGAaaggggggagggaaaagaaattcctGAAATATTTGGGAATGCGCTGGGATCATCCCTTTGTTCCCAGGTCTGGCACCTCACTCTTCCACCAGAGGTTTTCCCAAGGATTTGGGGCaactgcagaataaaaatagggaaaaaatgggaaagaaaccaaaaaaagagggaaggggaaggctgagcacagagggaaTAAAGCAAAGAGGATACAGGGATGGGATCTGGGAAACACCgagggaaaaggggatttaGGGATCTCCAGGAGGGAATTCCTCCCTCCCAGAGCTCCAAGGGAATATAAAAATTAAGGAACAtccatgaaggaattttccctcATGGAGCTCCAAGGGAGTATTGGAATTATGGGAATTCCATGAGGGAATTCCTCCCTCAGAGGTCTCCAAGGGAACACCA includes:
- the JMJD4 gene encoding 2-oxoglutarate and iron-dependent oxygenase JMJD4, producing MDRATFACSTAFFRDFGNSSAGPLPGGQVDFIDKADSFSYSDFFRDYLIPNHPCVFSAKFTEDWGSRKNWVTWDGKPNFEHLLQNFGEAVVPVANCDVKEYNSNPKEQLPFKEFVEYWREYIRNGHRSSRGCLYLKDWHLSRAFPEQDVYTTPVYFSSDWLNEYWDAVAVDDFRFVYMGPKGSWTPFHADVFRSYSWSANVCGRKRWLLYPAGQEEFLKDRHGNLPFDVTAPDLRDTRIYPRYSQSQPPLEILQEAGEIVFIPSGWHHQVHNLEDTISINHNWVNGCNVAVMWSFLQDELAAVQRELSQWKDPMDDWHLQCQLIMKSCTGIDYKEFYNFLKVIAENRISVLEKGLDEESSSQNNSRAAISTLGMLHAVFDLKRTVKVLSSLSANEDFRRLDPSSLCPDPEALLQHLEAAIDTALL